The following are from one region of the Arachis duranensis cultivar V14167 chromosome 10, aradu.V14167.gnm2.J7QH, whole genome shotgun sequence genome:
- the LOC107469456 gene encoding uncharacterized protein LOC107469456: MATEESFVVLVHHRGSIKKKTRSGVKFTDKDPLRMIIRPTMRYEDLISSVLLKLGLEGVKWVKKFFYRIPITVLQEIVKYDCFTIGSDEDLQVMFHCRRQFPEVRTPELLAKLVDVPVLAPDLAVASSSVPAYEPPVQPVASPSFAVDLNGSVGDEVGTGEFPRTSLQCAAPARVGDGFLDDLDDDDVEPDMIADDSGDDVGASEPAGAGGNSSSSTQQYPPYFSSLDLDAMRQEGVPGQLAGFGARDGKGSAGLTEFQVGQQFQDKDEALLSVKTYSIRRGVQYKVMEFELSPVCGQVF; the protein is encoded by the exons ATGGCTACTGAGGAGAGTTTCGTAGTGTTGGTTCACCACAGAGGATCCATTAAGAAAAAAACTCGTTCcggtgtgaagttcactgataaGGATCCTCTGCGTATGATCATCAGGCCTACGATGAGGTATGAGGACCTTATTAGCTCTGTACTGCTGAAACTTGGTCTAGAAGGTGTGAAATGGGTTAAGAAGTTTTTCTATCGCATTCCAATCACGGTGCTCCAGGAAATTGTTAAGTATGATTGTTTTACGATCGGGAGTGATGAGGACTTGCAGGTCATGTTTCATTGTCGCCGGCAGTTTCCAGAGGTGAGGACACCAGAACTGTTGGCAAAGTTGGTTGACGTG CCGGTTCTAGCTCCAGACCTAGCTGTTGCTTCTTCCTCCGTCCCTGCGTACGAGCCACCCGTCCAACCTGTTGCCTCCCCTTCGTTCGCTGTTGATCTCAACGGCAGTGTAGGCGACGAGGTCGGAACAGGGGAATTTCCGCGAACCTCTTTACAGTGTGCTGCACCGGCTAGGGTTGGAGATGGATTTTTGGATGATCTAGATGACGATGATGTCGAGCCGGATATGATTGCTGATGACAGTGGCGATGATGTCGGAGCAAGTGAGCCTGCTGGGGCGGGCGGTAATTCTAGCTCTAGCACACAGCAGTACCCTCCATATTTTTCCTCTTTGGACTTGGATGCCATGAGGCAGGAGGGGGTTCCTGGGCAACTGGCTGGATTTGGCGCTAGAGATGGCAAAGGGTCTGCAGGTCTGACAGAATTTCAGGTTGGTCAGCAATTTCAGGATAAAGATGAGGCCTTGTTAAGTGTGAAGACATATAGCATCCGTCGAGGGGTACAGTACAAGGTCATGGAGTTTGAACTATCGCCGGTTTGTGGGCAAGTGTTCTGA
- the LOC107469457 gene encoding uncharacterized protein LOC107469457 gives MVRADASVSIKVLLNATVAHFGFRPTYRRVWLAKQKVVALIYGDWDELYNELPRWVLGVQLTMPGTVAVLRTSPVRVGGQLDESQAYFHRLFWTFPPCIETFCHCKPLISIDSTHLYGKYGGTLLVAIAQDGNSNILPMAFALVEGENAESWTFFLSHLRKHVTPQSGLLVISDRHNGIKAALEAPDGGWLPPSAYRAFCIRHVAANFALTFKGNDAKRLLVNAAYAKTEVEFHYWFDILRSEDPTMCEWVNRIAYSLWT, from the coding sequence ATGGTTAGGGCTGATGCATCCGTCAGCATCAAGGTGCTCCTAAATGCCACCGTTGCACACTTTGGTTTTAGGCCGACGTATAGGAGGGTCTGGTTGGCCAAGCAGAAGGTTGTTGCCCTCATCTATGGTGACTGGGATGAGTTGTACAACGAGCTTCCAAGGTGGGTGTTAGGAGTCCAGTTGACGATGCCTGGTACTGTTGCAGTCCTTAGGACGAGTCCTGTTCGTGTTGGTGGACAGCTGGACGAGTCTCAAGCTTATTTTCACAGACTATTCTGGACGTTTCCACCATGTATCGAGACATTCTGTCATTGCAAGCCCCTAATTAGTATTGACAGCACCCATCTCTATGGCAAGTATGGGGGAACGTTGCTTGTCGCTATTGCACAGGACGGGAACTCCAACATACTCCCTATGGCATTCGCATTAGTCGAGGGTGAGAATGCTGAGTCGTGGACCTTCTTTCTCTCCCACCTGCGTAAGCATGTGACACCGCAATCGGGTCTGCTGGTTATATCGGACAGGCATAACGGCATTAAGGCCGCGCTTGAGGCTCCTGACGGAGGATGGTTACCTCCGTCTGCATACCGGGCATTCTGCATTCGACATGTAGCGGCAAATTTTGCCCTAACCTTCAAGGGAAATGACGCAAAGAGGCTACTTGTGAATGCAGCGTACGCTAAGACCGAGGTCGAGTTTCATTACTGGTTTGATATTCTGAGGTCTGAAGACCCGACGATGTGTGAATGGGTGAACCGGATTGCGTATTCATTGTGGACATAG